In Kwoniella pini CBS 10737 chromosome 5, complete sequence, the following are encoded in one genomic region:
- a CDS encoding chlorophyll synthesis pathway protein BchC: protein MSAQAVLPKGSPHPAEFKPKDNPAFILHDKLKTGYEEQPIPEVGPDEVLIEIKKTGICGSDVHFYNTGAMGLVKLQEPMCLGHESSGIIVQLAVNSVVGKGTIQLGDKVALEPGVTCRMCTDCRGGCYQICEHMVFAAYPPSRGGTLQRYYKLPADLVYKLPESVGLEYGAMMEPLSVAVHAIANKGQLRTGYNVIIFGAGPVGLLAMGVAKGLGANRIVAVDINKERLQFAKRYAATDIYIPIKQNEGESRPQYSLRAAQDLLLTLGIPTRGPGSIDLVMDATGAEVCIQMGLNAVRPGGTYVQTGFGPPDIQIPLFRVTTEEITIKGGWRYGNGDYPLAIDLVNRGLVNLEPLLTHTFKFKDALEAFEITKAGKDKNGKFVIKCVIDGPE, encoded by the exons ATGTCCGCGCAAGCTGTACTTCCGAAAGGTAGTCCTCACCCGGCTGAATTCAAGCCGAAAGATAACCCAGCGTTTATCCTGCATGACAAGTTGAAGACAGGATATGAGGAG CAACCGATACCAGAGGTCGGTCCAGATGAGGTGCTCAttgaaatcaagaaaacAGGGATCTGCGGATCGGATGTCCACT TTTACAACACCGGAGCTATGGGATTGGTCAAGCTTCAAGAACCGATGTGTTTAGGACATGAATCATCCGGGATAATCGTCCAATTAG CCGTGAATAGTGTAGTTGGGAAAGGGACCATTCAGCTTGGGGATAAAGTCGCATTGGAGCCTGGTGTGACCTGTAGGATGTGTACGGATTGTCGAG GGGGATGTTACCAA ATATGCGAACATATGGTATTTGCAGCTTATCCACCTTCTCGAGGAGGAACACTTCAAAGGTATTATAAACT CCCAGCAGATCTAGTTTATAAACTTCCCGAATCAGTAGGGCTAGAATACGGTGCAATGATGGAACCTCTTTCCGTTGCTGTTCATGCAATAGCCAATAAAGGTCAATTGAGAACAGGTTATAACGTCATAATCTTCGGTGCTGGACCAGTAGGATTATTGGCTATGGGAGTTGCGAAAGGTTTAGGAGCAAATAGAATTGTAGCTGTTGatataaataaagaaagattacAATTTGCAAAAAGATATGCAGCTACAGATATTTATATACCA ATTAAGCaaaatgaaggtgaaagtaGACCTCAATATTCTTTAAGAGCAGCTCAAGATCTACTCTTAACTTTGGGTATCCCAACCAGAGGTCCAGGTTCGATTGATTTGGTAATGGATGCTACAGGAGCAGAGGTATGTATTCAAATGGGATTAAATGCTGTTCGACCAGG TGGAACATACGTACAAACTGGTTTCGGACCACCCGATATTCAAATCCCTTTATTCAGAGTAACAACTGAAGAAATTACAATCAAAGGTGGATGGAG ATACGGTAATGGCGATTA TCCACTTGCTATTGATTTGGTCAATCGTGGTCTAGTAAATCTCGAACCACTTCTTACGCACacttttaaattcaaagaCGCTTTGGAAGCTTTCGAAATTACAAAAGCaggaaaagataaaaatggGAAATTCGTGATCAAATGTGTAATCGATGGACCCGAGTAG
- a CDS encoding acetolactate synthase, mitochondrial, with translation MLTRQSRFLRTLPTTAPSASRLSVATPAVSQRRSKSTSSQNKIHTSSTQNAPASVEKAPRDRGISLEAKDRVRAHIRSLNSSAITGAAPAVRPAPAQHFQPATPAQTIPKNTPTYQSETGTQIKNGLDYSFVGLSGGQIFHEMMLRHDVKQVFGYPGGAILPVFDAIYNSPHFDFVLPRHEQGAGHMAEGYARVSGKPGVVLVTSGPGATNVITPMQDALSDGVPMVVFCGQVATNLIGSDAFQEADMVGISRSCTKWNVMVNDIAELPRRINEAFKIATTGRPGPVLVDLPKDVTAAILRTPIPAKSAQPGSSPYLPSNPLNPANNSAPIPGEPSLIAAAAKMINKAKRPIIFAGNGILASEEGPKLLKQLSDHGRIPVTTTLQGLGAFDERDEKSLHMIGMHGAAYANFAIQEADVVIALGIRFDDRVTGKVDTFAPAAQAAALEGTGGIIHFEIQPKNINKIIEAHIPVLGDVNASLAKILPQIEAVDRSAWIARCKANKERYPFAFTPSTEGQKLKPQEVVQELNNQAEIIGKEKVIVTTGVGQHQMWACQHYRWTEPRSWVSSGGLGTMGFGLPSAIGAKVAAPEKIVVDIDGDASFSMTAMELQTASQYNIGVKVLLFNNEFQGMVEQWQDLFYENRYSHTRMTNPNFVKLSESMGAKALRVTNLKELPAKMKEFLEYDGTRPIVMECIVSSEHVYPMVPAGKALHEQILHPILRTKSN, from the exons ATGCTTACCAGGCAATCCCGTTTCTTACGAACTCTCCCAACCACCGCACCATCAGCTTCAAGACTATCCGTAGCTACACCAGCTGTAAGCCAAcgaagatcaaaatcaacttcttctcaaaataaaattcaCACTTCTTCTACTCAAAATGCTCCCGCTTCTGTTGAAAAAGCTCCAAGGGATAGAGGTATCTCACTCGAAGCGAAAGATAGAGTAAGAGCACATATAAGATCTCTAAATTCAAGTGCTATAACTGGAGCCGCTCCTGCTGTACGACCTGCTCCCGCACAACACTTCCAACCTGCCACCCCTGCGCAAACTATTCCTAAAAACACCCCAACTTACCAAAGTGAGACTGGAACACAAATAAAGAATGGCCTTGATTACTC ATTCGTCGGACTTTCAGGTGGTCAAATCTTTCACGAGATGATGCTGCGACACGATGTCAAACAGGTGTTCGGTTACCCCGGTGGAGCAATCTTACCAGTCTTTGATGCCATTTACAACTCCCCTCACTTCGACTTTGTTTTGCCAAGGCACGAACAAGGTGCTGGCCACATGGCGGAAGGTTACGCAAGAGTATCAGGTAAACCAGGTGTAGTCCTCGTTACTTCCGGTCCCGGTGCTACCAATGTCATTACACCAATGCAAGATGCTCTTTCGGATGGTGTACCAATGGTAGTTTTCTGTGGACAAGTAGCAACGAATTTGATCGGTTCTGATGCTTTCCAAGAAGCCGATATGGTTGGAATCTCAAGATCATGTACTAAATGGAATGTAATGGTAAACGATATAGCCGAATTaccaagaagaattaatgaAGCTTTCAAGATCGCCACTACCGGTAGACCGGGTCCAGTCTTAGTCGATTTACCAAAAGATGTTACAGCTGCTATTTTACGTACACCTATTCCAGCAAAATCTGCTCAACCAGGTTCATCTCCTTATCTTCCTTCAAACCCTCTCAACCCAGCAAACAACTCAGCCCCTATCCCCGGAGAACCCTCCCTCATTGCCGCCGCAGCAAAGATGATCAACAAAGCTAAACGACCAATCATTTTTGCTGGTAATGGTATTCTCGCTTCAGAGGAAGGACCAAAACTCTTAAAGCAACTCTCAGATCACGGTCGAATCCCCGTCACTACTACTTTACAAGGTCTTGGGGCTTTCGATGAACGAGATGAGAAATCGCTTCATATGATCGGTATGCACGGTGCCGCTTATGCCAACTTTGCTATTCAAGAGGCCGATGTGGTCATTGCTCTTGGTATAagatttgatgatcgaGTCACTGGTAAAGTCGATA CTTTCGCTCCCGCTGCTCAAGCCGCCGCTTTGGAAGGTACCGGAGGTATCATCCACTTCGAGATTCAACCTAAgaacatcaacaaaatcatcGAGGCTCACATACCTGTCCTTGGAGATGTCAACGCTTCCTTGGCTAAGATTTTACCTCAAATTGAAGCTGTAGACAGATCAGCATGGATAGCAAGGTGTAAAGCcaataaagaaagataCCCTTTCGCGTTCACACCTTCTACTGAAGGTCAAAAATTAAAACCTCAAGAAGTCGTtcaagaattaaataacCAAGCTGAAAtaattggaaaagaaaaagtcATCGTTACTACAGGTGTAGGACAACATCAAATGTGGGCATGTCAACATTATAGATGGACTGAACCTAGATCATGGGTATCAtcaggtggattaggtaCAATGGGTTTCGGTTTACCTTCAGCAATTGGAGCAAAAGTTGCTGCACCTGAAaaaattgttgttgatattgatggagatgcttcattttcaatgaCAGCAATGGAATTACAAACCGCAAGTCAATATAACATTGGTGTAAAAGTTTTACTTTTCaataatgaatttcaaGGTATGGTTGAACAATGGCAAGATCTTTTCTATGAAAATCGATATTCTCATACAAGAATGACAAATCCTAATTTTGTTAAACTTTCTGAATCTATGGGTGCAAAAGCATTAAGAGTaacaaatttaaaagaacTTCCTgcgaaaatgaaagaatttttaGAATACGATGGAACTAGACCTATCGTTATGGAATGTATTGTATCTTCAGAACATGTTTATCCTATGGTTCCAGCTGGAAAAGCTTTACATGAACAAATT CTTCATCCTATCCTTAGAACAAAATCGAATTAA